One window of the Pseudofrankia sp. DC12 genome contains the following:
- a CDS encoding DNA methyltransferase, with translation MPSFDAVVVGESWISEHYLTSDGRSGTFLAEVLALRDRWDETESAGHPSARSALRDAATPLARRFGALGEDSSDDTVRETHREVRRALLLDRDPSLWASDRSGDEVRLPAAVVHPSPTGTALIVVEARPVSAVEELLDPETGVLIDPATVDGKPQPALAKTVSTIFLTDDAPPFILIQAGRWVLLVERARWAEGRWLAVDLGVVVDRRDTKRAGELEHAAAMLGPDLLLPAEDGQAPWLGLLEKSVQHTVGVSAGLRTGVRLSISIIANDVVARRAARGVPVLGVPGLGQDLARQALRFLYRILFLLYAEASPQLEVLPVGAPEYQAGYGLDRLRDLILTDLSGDRSRNGTHLYSSLALLFRLVDEGFDPRRAVPRNAEIDGFASPDDSDDSETADGNEADGTAGDQLVFQALRSDLFAPAATALIDEVGLGNEALQQVLSHLLLTPVKKNEDRGFIAYGELGINQLGAVYEGLMSWSGMIADTDLYEVAKGGDPSGGTWLVPADRVHNDTVLTSSLVREKDEHTGEPKPVLHRRGSFVFRLAGRERQQSASFYTPESLTRSVVHHALAELLDQDGATTKAAEILRMTICEPALGSGAFAIEAVRQLAAEYLRRAQDEAGVRIPAEDYPAELQRVKAYLALHQVYGVDLNATAVELAEVSLWLDTMQAGLAAPWFGLHLRRGNSLIGARRAVYDPSLLKKKAWLTTVPKDVGLHDPTAPGFVPSVGAGIHHFLLPAAGWGAVVDTAEAKIYAPEKREELRKWRSGVLGSPDAQTSKRLARLATRVETLWDLARRRIELAEVGVRRDAEIWGHAKPAGAPSGHSSQDTADQEKAEGTSVSRDQVERVLHDEGSAYRRLRRAMDVWCALWSWPLTTDTPPPDWNAWLAGLEALLGVAAIDRSGVAAEKRGQTTLTADHTWNGLDDAEELDLGFAGALPIDEALARHPWLTVAAQIAEAQGFFHWELEFPQVFTKGGFDLQVGNPPWVRPDWDEAGVLAESDPWWELDAQASEQAKKKRRVQAFASPASELWYLDQRSEQAGISAHLGSSIDRPTLAGLRTDLYRCFIDHTWRSSAAQGIVSLIHPESHFTELRAAALRREAYHRLRRHWAESSGHGDT, from the coding sequence ATGCCAAGCTTTGACGCCGTCGTCGTCGGCGAGTCGTGGATCTCCGAGCACTACCTGACCTCGGACGGGCGCAGCGGCACGTTCCTCGCCGAGGTGCTGGCGCTACGGGACCGCTGGGACGAGACCGAGAGCGCCGGCCACCCGAGCGCCCGATCCGCGCTGCGCGACGCGGCGACCCCGCTGGCCCGCCGGTTCGGCGCCCTCGGGGAGGACAGCTCCGACGACACGGTCCGCGAGACCCATCGCGAGGTCCGCCGGGCCCTGCTGCTCGACCGTGACCCCAGTCTTTGGGCGTCGGACCGGTCCGGCGACGAGGTGCGGCTACCCGCCGCCGTCGTCCACCCGTCGCCGACGGGAACCGCGCTGATCGTCGTCGAGGCCCGGCCCGTCTCCGCCGTCGAGGAGCTGCTCGACCCGGAGACCGGCGTACTGATCGACCCGGCGACGGTCGACGGCAAGCCCCAGCCCGCACTGGCGAAGACTGTCTCGACAATCTTCCTTACAGACGATGCGCCGCCGTTCATCCTCATTCAGGCCGGCCGCTGGGTGCTGCTCGTCGAGCGGGCCCGCTGGGCCGAGGGCCGCTGGCTCGCCGTCGACCTCGGCGTCGTCGTGGACCGGCGCGACACGAAACGCGCCGGCGAGCTGGAGCACGCGGCCGCGATGCTCGGCCCCGACCTGCTGCTGCCGGCCGAGGACGGCCAGGCCCCATGGCTCGGCCTGCTGGAGAAGTCGGTCCAGCACACCGTCGGCGTCTCCGCTGGGCTGCGCACCGGGGTGCGACTGTCGATCTCGATCATCGCGAACGACGTTGTTGCCCGGCGGGCGGCTCGCGGTGTGCCGGTGCTTGGCGTTCCCGGGCTCGGTCAGGACCTGGCCCGTCAGGCGCTGCGGTTCCTCTACCGGATCCTGTTCCTGCTGTACGCCGAGGCGTCTCCGCAGCTGGAGGTGCTGCCCGTCGGCGCGCCCGAATACCAGGCCGGCTACGGCCTCGACCGGCTGCGCGACCTGATCCTCACCGACCTGTCCGGTGATCGCTCGCGGAACGGCACCCACCTCTATTCCTCGCTCGCGCTGCTGTTCCGGCTCGTCGACGAGGGCTTTGACCCCCGGCGTGCCGTTCCGCGGAACGCGGAGATCGACGGTTTCGCGAGTCCGGACGACTCCGACGACAGCGAGACGGCTGACGGCAACGAGGCCGACGGGACCGCTGGCGACCAGTTGGTGTTCCAGGCGCTGCGTTCGGACCTGTTCGCCCCGGCGGCGACCGCGCTGATCGACGAGGTCGGTCTCGGCAACGAGGCGCTTCAGCAGGTGCTGAGCCACTTGCTGCTCACCCCTGTGAAGAAGAACGAGGATCGCGGCTTCATCGCCTACGGCGAGCTGGGCATCAACCAGCTCGGCGCCGTGTACGAAGGCCTGATGTCCTGGTCCGGCATGATCGCGGACACCGACCTGTACGAGGTCGCGAAGGGCGGCGACCCGTCCGGCGGCACCTGGCTGGTCCCCGCCGACCGGGTCCACAACGACACCGTCCTCACCAGCTCCCTGGTCCGGGAGAAGGACGAGCACACCGGCGAGCCGAAGCCAGTGCTGCACCGACGCGGCTCCTTCGTTTTCCGCCTCGCCGGTCGCGAACGTCAGCAGTCCGCCTCCTTCTACACGCCCGAGTCGCTTACCCGCTCCGTCGTCCACCACGCGCTGGCCGAGCTGCTCGACCAGGACGGTGCGACGACGAAGGCCGCCGAGATCCTGCGGATGACGATCTGCGAGCCGGCACTCGGCTCCGGCGCGTTCGCCATTGAGGCGGTCCGCCAGCTCGCCGCCGAATATCTCCGCCGCGCCCAGGACGAGGCCGGGGTTCGTATCCCGGCCGAGGATTACCCGGCCGAGCTACAGCGCGTGAAGGCCTACCTCGCGCTGCACCAGGTCTACGGGGTCGACCTCAACGCGACGGCGGTCGAGCTGGCCGAGGTCTCCCTGTGGCTGGACACGATGCAGGCCGGGCTCGCGGCGCCCTGGTTCGGCCTACATCTGCGTCGCGGCAACAGCTTGATCGGCGCTCGGCGCGCCGTCTACGACCCGAGCCTGCTCAAGAAAAAGGCGTGGCTGACGACCGTCCCCAAGGACGTCGGTCTGCACGACCCAACCGCGCCGGGGTTCGTGCCATCGGTCGGTGCCGGAATCCACCATTTCCTGCTGCCCGCCGCCGGCTGGGGCGCCGTCGTCGACACCGCCGAAGCCAAGATCTACGCGCCCGAAAAGCGCGAAGAACTGCGTAAATGGCGCTCGGGGGTTCTCGGTAGCCCGGATGCACAAACCAGCAAACGGCTCGCGCGGCTCGCGACCCGGGTCGAGACGCTGTGGGACCTGGCCCGCCGGCGGATCGAGCTGGCCGAGGTCGGCGTCCGTCGCGACGCCGAGATCTGGGGCCACGCCAAGCCGGCCGGGGCGCCGTCCGGCCACTCCAGCCAGGACACCGCCGACCAGGAAAAGGCTGAAGGGACGTCAGTCAGCCGAGACCAGGTAGAGAGGGTGCTGCACGACGAGGGCAGCGCCTATAGGCGGTTGCGCCGGGCCATGGATGTCTGGTGCGCCCTGTGGTCCTGGCCGCTCACGACCGACACTCCGCCGCCTGACTGGAATGCCTGGCTCGCCGGCCTCGAAGCCCTGCTCGGCGTGGCCGCGATCGACCGCAGCGGTGTGGCGGCCGAGAAGCGCGGCCAGACCACTCTCACGGCCGACCACACCTGGAACGGCCTCGACGACGCCGAAGAACTCGACCTCGGCTTCGCCGGCGCCCTCCCCATCGACGAGGCGCTGGCCCGCCACCCCTGGCTGACGGTCGCCGCCCAGATCGCCGAAGCCCAAGGCTTCTTCCACTGGGAGCTGGAGTTCCCCCAGGTCTTCACCAAGGGCGGCTTCGACCTCCAGGTCGGGAACCCACCGTGGGTCCGGCCAGACTGGGACGAGGCAGGCGTGCTAGCAGAATCCGATCCGTGGTGGGAGCTCGACGCTCAGGCCTCCGAACAGGCCAAAAAGAAACGCCGCGTGCAGGCCTTTGCGTCGCCCGCATCGGAGCTATGGTATCTCGACCAGCGCTCCGAGCAGGCAGGGATATCCGCACATCTTGGAAGTTCGATTGATAGGCCCACGCTGGCCGGCCTAAGAACCGATCTTTATCGATGCTTCATAGATCACACTTGGCGCTCATCTGCCGCCCAGGGAATTGTATCGCTCATACATCCAGAGTCCCATTTTACCGAACTACGTGCTGCCGCGCTGCGCCGAGAAGCGTATCATCGTCTTCGGCGTCACTGGGCGGAATCAAGCGGTCATGGCGACACATGA